ATAGATAAACCTTAACCGAAACTAAAATTGAGTGAATGTGGAATGGAGCAGGTGGCTAGCGCTATTGACTATGGGAGAGAGCTGGCACAACAACCACCATGCCTTTGAGACGTCGGCTAGGCACGGACTAGAATGGTATCAGTTAGACATAACTTGGTACCTCATTTGGTTCTTCCAGGCTCTCGGTTTAGCCACCAATGTCAAATTACCTACCGATGCTCAGAAACGCAAGATGGCTATCCGTCGTTAATCTCAACTCTAATTCGATCTATTTCGTTACTTATATGTACTCATCATTCACTCTTTTGCTATTTATGTAAAACTGTTAAGAATAATCTGTTCTCATGAACTTGTAAACCAGTTGATCCAACacctttattttattaggACATTGCATGCTGTACGGACAAAGCAAACGATACAACAAATTATCTTGAAAGAGTAACGAACCTTGTGCCAGAAAGAGTTCAGAAGATGTAGTCCGGTAACTCCAGAGGAAACTCTACGACTTTGACTTCGAATTGACTCCCTTTTGGATCTCtcaaactaagaaaaaataatcataaggTCAAGATTCCAGTTTAGTTTCAAAACTACAAGACATGTGGTCTAAGATTCTTCACATCATCATATACCTTCCAGGTACAAAGGTGAAAGAGCCATCAATGGATCCAGCAGTTGTCGGAAAACTGGAACAACTCTCATACACAAACTCTTCCTCCCCGGCTTGTAAGAGCGGGTACtacaaatataacaaaacagagttcATATCACAAAACGGAAAACGACTGTTGGTccttcaacaaacaaattgtTGTTATCTTGAACTAAAAGCAAAACTACACCTTTCCTATGACAGCTTCTCCATTAACATTATCTATCACTTCATTATCAGCTCGGATAACCCAATGTCTCCAATACAGTTGGCAAGAGCTATGATGTGTCCCATTCAAGATGCATCCTTCTGGCATGAGAGACATCCGGATTGAATATGCATACCAGTATGCCGGTGGCTGATCCCGAAGGTTCGATATTTCCGGGATAAAAACAGACGAAGCACGTACCTGCATTATTCATGAACAAGCTTTTCAACCCACAATCCACAAACCTGAATATCAATAAAACTGAATAACACATTGCTTTACCTGCACACCATTAGTTACGGAGACAGAACACAAGGGAGGAATCTCCGGGAACAAACTGATACTCTTGACATTGTTCTGTTGACGGACATTTATAGTGCCGGTTTGTAACCGCCGGCCATGTTCTTCCAACCAAAGCAGCATGGCATCCTGTTGCTGATCGCCGTTGGTATCATGAACCGATCTAACCAAAGCATCGGGTACACAAGGAAGCAATTGGCGGTTACTTGTCCCAGTAAAAAGCTGTCCGGTTGTGCagtctaataaaaatattttcagacTGGCAACTACGGATGCAGCCATAACAATAAGGTCTAATCTACTCGAGAAACCGAGGTCGCGCATGAAACTTTCCTTTGTCTCCCTCATCACTTCCTTAAGAGGTAGCAAGTAGACATTAACGTCATGAGAATAAGCGGAATAGCCACCTATAAGCCCCAAAGAGCCATCAAGCCCATTGGGGGAAGAAAGCTCTTGACCATCAACGAAACGGTAGAGAAGCCTTGTGGGCAAAGGAAGTTTCACTTTGAGAGAAGTCTCGAATTCTTGAAGATCATCTTCTGTGACACCTTTCCTCAGTGTTGCCTTTGCTTCAGGGAAGTTTAAGGTCAACCATTGTTTGAGGTTGTCCCAACAAAGTCTAACTCTTTTAACCAGATTCCAAGGATACATTCTAAATGACTCCCTCCACAATTGATATGCTCTCTGATGaattaagagaaaaatctTTACTTTAAGGTAGTCTCAAATTCAGGTCAAATTCTAAGGCGctaaacaatcaaaaccctagaaaatgtgaaaagaagaaaagagtgaaATTGACCTTGAAGGAAGGAGCAGGATCTCCATGGGGATCGAGAGGAGTAGAGATATTAAGATCATTGGAGCAGAAGATAGACCAGAGAGATTCCTCGGAGGCGGAGACCTTAAGGCGTTTACTGACACAAGCCACTCTCGCGGTGTTTTCAGGGCCGATTTTGGATAAGACGATGTGGAGAACCAAATCTCCAGCATCCTCTAGACCCATAGCTTTCGTCGTCTCAGACAACAACCCTTGTTCGCTTTCTTTCTCTCGGTTGCTTTTGTCGGCTCTGTTTCAGTTCAGTTCTTTGGATTGTTTCAATCAAGaactgaaagaaacaaagcattTTTGATTACACGTGGCACTTGATATTACAGTGAGTTAATACAAAATTCGAGGGTACAcattaaagaagaaacttgggGCACATAGGGACCGTACCATAATggcgcaaaaaaaaaaaaaagggaccgaaccacaaaaaaatcattttgagTATGACCATGAAAAGTTGATAACTGCTAGGAGACATCATCATCTGTACAGAGGAACcattcttgtttattttttttgctaagctTTGAAATTGTCCTTTGCTGTTCTTATAATAACCCAGAGCTTCTGCTTCATCTGCTCTTCTTATCGAATACTACCTATCCCAAGTTGCATTTGTTTATGTGATCTTTTAAATCATATTAACAACAACAGTTTGAATATAGACATAGCTAACAATCATTTCTTTTAGGAATTGATCACTAATTATCTTAGTTGTTGTTGATTCAGCTGGTACGTGATTCATTCTTGATAACATAATACGAGGGGATGGTGTGGAAAACAACTGTACATGTGGttccaaaaccaataaaataaaaaggaatatgaagaagagaacatTTGATAATAACGAATGATATGGTGGTTCCACACGAACGGAAAGTCAAAAGGggtttattaataatttatttcaacaCGAGAATAAGtgaatgtgatgatgatgatggtataACGATAATCAAATgcccaaaataattaaaatcctACGAATAATGAAGAGCTTCTGACTTGGTACACATACTCAAATTCTCTTACAAccgaaaaccaaaataatttaaaaagcaaaagcgCTGACTCCACCCTGGCTCTCTAAACCAATTACATCCCATATATAATCAAACGTCCTTTGGtgatcaatcatatatataactctcatatctcaaaaataacaaacgCATTCCTTGACGACGGTCCAATGGGGGACAAAAATAAGGACGATAGCTCTAGCCAAAGCAAAGCAGTGCGTAAGGAAAAAAGAGCGTTCCTTTTCAGGAAATGGACCCGGGTTGATGTAATGAGAGTTTCGGCTGTTGGGGCTGTGCATCTATTGTGTCTATTGGCTCCGTTTAACTACACATGGGAAGCTTTCCGGTTTGCTGCTATGGTCGGTATATCGACTAATCTCAGCATTACATTTTCATACCATAGGAACTTGACTCACCGAAGCTTTAAGCTTCCTAAATGGCTTGAATATCCATTCGCTTACTCTGCCCTTTTCGCGCTTCaggtaaatatatattgttttcacCGAAAATACCACTATAACCAATATGTATCCTCAattatctttgtatttttttctcccAGGGTCATCCAATAGATTGGGTGAGTACACATAGGTTCCATCACCAGTTCACAGATTCGGACCGTGACCCACATAGTCCTATCGAAGGATTTTGGTTCAGTCACGTCTTTTGGATATTCGACACCAGTTACATCAGagaaaaggtaacaaaatgtttaaagCCTTTACAAACCCAACATATGTGAATCGAAGTTATCAtgagattttaatattagAAGATCTGTGAGTAACTAAAGACGAACTATGTACGATGTTGTAATAATGTAACAGTGTGGAGGACGTGACAACGTGATGGACTTGAAGCAACAATGGTTCTATAGGTTTCTTCAAAACACAATTGGTCTCCACATCTTAACATTTTGGATCCTCGTCTATTTATGGGGTGGTCTACCTTACCTAACTTGGAGCGTGGTAAATActctattttattaatgtgTAATTAAATTTTCGTATCAAATAAAAACTGGATTATATGTGATGAGTAACCTTTTGTTcgttttgaaataaaaattccGTGATGctacaacaaaaaatgaattccCGATTATTTTCTACCATTCACGTCATTcataagaaataaatgaaaaacagTTCTGCTATATATGTACACATgctaaaaatataataaaaataaaacatcattAATCTTTGTAAAACTATTTTCGAAGCATTTTATGTtatcttgcaaaaaaaaattcaactgtTTTTTGCTCTTTCATTTCATCCAACATACTAGCTATATATcacatatatgatattttcttggCAACAGGGTGTTGGAGGAGCAATCGGTTACCATGCGACTTGGCTCATAAACTCGGCATGCCATATTTGGGGTTCGCGAGCATGGAACACTAAGGACACCTCTCGTAACATTTGGTACTTAATTTATAGACCTTTAAACCTTAACCGAATCTGATAAAGCTTCATCAAAATTAGTATTAAGTGAATGTGGAATGGTGCAGGTGGCTAGGGCCATTCACGATGGGAGAGAGCTGGCACAACAACCACCATGCCTTTGAGGCGTCGGCTAGGCACGGGCTGGAATGGTATCAGGTAGACTTAACGTGGTACCTCATTTGGTTCTTCCAGGTTCTCGGTTTAGCCACAGATGTCAAATTGCCTACCGATGCTCAGAAGCGAAAAATGTCTTTAGCTCGTTAGTCACAAGCTCTATATCTATGAATCTATCTATTTCGTTAATTATATGTGTAATCATCACTCGCTcatcatttgttattttatataaaactatcAAGAATGATATGTTCTCAAGAACTTGTATCCAGTTGATGTAACACCATCTAAGTATATTTCATGTTGTATGAACAGTGAAAACCGATATAATACATGATCTTGAAACAGTAACGGAACCTTGTGCCagaaaacttcaaaagatGTAATTCGGTAACTTCAGAGAAAACTCTTGTGACTTTGATTTCAAAGCTACTCCCTTCAAAagatccaaaaacaaataataacaaaattcgAGGGTTCATCAAAGTAGAAACTTGGGTACTTAGGACCGTTtgatcaaaaggaaaaaaaaaatcatttcgaGTATGACCATGAAAACTACTAGGAGACGTAACGTCAcggtcaaaactcaaaacaccTTATTACAGATTAAACCAGGATCGCATCATCACTGTACAGAGGAACCattcttattatattttagCTAAGCTTTGAAATTGTCCTTTGCTCTTCTTATAATACCCAGAGCTTCTGCTTCATCTGCTGTCTCTGGAATACCTAAAGCTCGACGGATATCTGTGTTCTCAGTGCGGAGAAACGGGTTACAAgctttctccatcttcatcGTCGTTGGAATCTGAGATTTCCCAGACACGaaattaatcaagaaaatctAGAATCCGAGTCCAGAAGTCATAATTTCAATTACTTTGGATATATATTATCAATAGCGACAGAAGAAACATCAATGACAGTGAAGTTActgaaatgaaagaaagattACCGTTGGTAATTTCTTGTCACGGAGTTCTGCAACGTAGGCTGCATAAGACTGGAGCACTTCGTTTGTTGGTTCTATAGACAATGCAAACTTGGAATTACTCTGCCAGATTGAAAATGATTCCATCAGAAGCGATAACACATGTGTGGtatttgtatattaaaaacacacaataaaGATAACAAACCAGTGTATATTCATGGCCACAGTATACGCTTGTGTCATCTGGCAACGCAATTATCCTCTGTAGAGAAGCTAGCATCTGCAGCAAAAGATGCAGATTGTtgaaaaccaattaaaacaACTGACACTTAATAAAGTCAAGTTCAGAGAGAACCAAAGATTAGATAAATGATGTTTACCTGCTCTGGAGTACCTTCGAAGAGTTTACCACATGATAAGCTAAACAAGGTGTCCCCGGTGAAAATTGCTCGTGCCCCTGGAAAGTAGAAACTAATATGGCCTACAACAGAAAATGGGACATTAAAATGGGGACAAGGCTTAAGCATATACTGTGCATAGTTTATGTTTGAGGAACCGAAACCAGCAAATCTTCAATAGTTATTGAGAGAAGTTAAGAACCTAATCAACTAATCACAGGGCCAAGGGAAATACAGAGTTCTTACTTCTTAGAGCATCAAAGAATATTATGACAAAAGCAACACTTATTAGAATAGAAACTTATTTCTGTGAATCtttcaaaatatacaaattctTGAGGctcaaaatgttatttaatactACAGACCAGTAAACTATACAGGTCTCACAAGTAggatatatttctatatttcaAGCAGTCTGAGAAGAAATCCCCCAACACATTACATACTCCTCGAGTTATAAACAATTCTGAATTCTCAAAGCATTATgtagaaaaaatgaatgacATAAAAATATGGATTGGATAACTAAACTTTGAACTAGTCTGAACCAGAAGTATATAAACTAAACACTGAAAGGAATAAACTATCCATTTAAGATGGCAAGTATTCAACCTCTGGTGTGGCCAGGAGTTTCCATAATATGGACTTCATGGCCAGCAAACATCCATTTGTCAGCATCTTTCAAGGCTACATCAATTCCAGGAATCCGGTCCCTATCTGCAGCTGAGCCGATCACCTAAGTACATCCACCAATATAGTGTGCAATTAATAATTACAACAAAAGTCTTTGAAGCATCTCCACACAATAtggacagagagagagagagaagtaagaTCCGCCTACCTTTGCACCATACCTGTCTTTTAATTCCAAATTGCCACCAGTGTGATCATAATGGTGATGtgtatttaatatataagttaGATTTCGACTATTCTTCTGGAGGGCATCCATAACAGGTACAGCTTCAGAAGGGTCAACCACACCAACTGTACCGGTATCCTCATCATGTAAGATATAAGCATAGTTGTCCGTAAGACATGGCACCTGAAAAGAAGAATTGTTATCCGCAAGACTGCTAAACAAGCTTGTTGACTTGATATTTAAGACACAAATAAATGTGCAGCTGAGGAAACGGTTCAAGTAATCACTAGTTTAcaagttgttgtttgttgCAAAGACAGAAAAACCATTTACAAGATGAAGCCATTATTTTAGgacaacaaaagaaataaaaaggaaggaaaagCAAACACACAAACCAGTTCAATTTGCAATGAGGAAGAGACATTGGAGACACTGCAGAATCTTGAAATGCGAACGGATTTACCAGCATCACGCAAAGTCCTAAGAGGTGAAGAGAACAGCTTCATGACACCAGAGACAAGACCCTTTCTGACGTGAAGCTGTCTCACGCAAGGCCTCACACATGGCTGACTAACTAGCTTCTGATAAACATATAGATAAGAGCAGAGACTAATCAAAGATATGAACaacaatattgaaaaatattcatacaAGAAAAGTCACAGCCAAGACTCATACAAGAAAAGTCTCAGAGAAGCTTTGAGTAGAAGCTAGtgtgattttaaaaaaaaaaaagaaaaagtgtacAACCAGATTTCTCAATTCATAATTTCACCATAAACAGAGAAAGTTCATTAACTGAAAAAAAATCCAGTCGTAAAGAAGTAAGTAACTTGTATAAATCCAATAAGCTATAACGCATCGAATTAAAATAGAGatttaagaagaaacaatcaaGAGTATCTAATTTTTCGAACAGAGGAGTGAACCCTAAAAAATTGGTGAGTAATCGGACAATGAGATTGGAGGAAATGATTCAGCACGAATTAAGGAAATACAAACCCTAGAACATCTAAAGAATGATGCTGCAGAAGAAACTTTGGAGATGGCTtgcatctttctctctcgattGCCCAATTCTGTCCAATTTTgttatagagagagagagagttctACACAAATCTCTGTGAACTGACAACAGAAACTGACCCAAGTGACCAAGTCAGTCACACTACTActaaaccgaaaccaaaccaaaccaaaccaaataatcAGGGAGGCGTGGTCTAATGATTATTAAGTAAACCGTATGATAGATAAATACATAAACCGATATTTGAAATAGGTTAATAGTGTAGTTTATAAATTCATcctatatataatcttttcttagaaatttatgtaagaaaatatagtttatGAGTTCACACATTCacgtatttttaaaaattataaattagaaaacaagttttgacttttaaatatacaatttaGGATTTTACACATGCATGTGTATTTTTCCTAGGACTTTCCAATTCGGTAATACATATACGTACGCGGCACGCAGAAGTACACATCCGGTGTAGGCAGGCGCGTTCGCATTATCTTAATTTGCTAGTCTGTTCATAATTCGTAACATTTAGTTTATTAGTATTTTGTGCCTTTGACCCGAAACGTGACTTTTACTTCTCAATCATTGTagtataattaattttaattacatctcaataattatataacaattaacaaCCCTATGTTGAAATACACAGGAGaagagtatttttttttttctttaatgttaaaagaagaaaactatcTGATTGGAAAGTAAACAATAACATAGACTATCTGATGAACCAAGCTTAAACCGGAATTCTGATCTGGTCTTTTGCGGTTATAATCTGCCTTTTAGTGGTGTACGGCCGAGAACCGACCGAGTCGTACGTGTAGTAACTTGTTTGATCAGTTTCATTGTTCAAATGTCATCATTAGTCCCAAGTAAAGTCAAGCCTCGATAGTTTCTTCAATTCTTGTCAAACCATTATTAGCCACCCCCAACATACcttgtatatatacaagttaTAGAGccacttatatatataggagatacaaaattttcaaacccATGCAAAAAtgactttttcaaaaaaagattgtagCAAACTAGTTATCATCATCCATTGCAAAATTGTAATGGGTGACAGGATGAGAGTCATAATTATGTAAGCATATCACAAATTAAATCTAACTATACTCCTGTCCCAATTAGCTAGTGATGAACGTAGCCGTCACACTAGCTAGAGTAAATTCCATATATAAAATCGAACATGCACTAAACCAATCTAGACCGGGTTAtgcaatttctttgttttgggtATATTAGATGGAGACACGTGCTATTTGTTCGGGACACGAAGAGGCCTTTGTCTAAATGCGATCGCAAAGTGGAAACCGTGTTATAGTGACTCGTTTGATCAATTCCTACGCttgttttatcaaatatttgaaagccatttgtttttgtagtaaagtcaaagtcaaagatatatatacatacatatacaagCTAGTGAGGATGATCCCAAAGTCAAGCCATGAGGTGTTGACCAATAactctacatatatatatatatatatatatatatagacttaAAATGAAACCccatgcaaacaaaaaaaggccTACACTCTACAACCAATTTTACGTGCCAATACACACAGAAAAACAAGtcagattatttttttctttgaggaAGATATTGCAAGAGTACGAtcgaggaagatgaagagacAAGTAATGATCTTTGTTATGTTAGTTgccttttttgttgtattctTGGACGTCAAGCAAGTTGAAGCAATGAGGCCGTTCCCAACAGCTGCCGATGAGATCCGGTTCGTGTTCCAAGCACTGCAAAGGGGTCCAGTCAGCGGGTCAGGTCCAAATGGTTGCACCAACATTCCCCGTGGTACACCTAGGTGCCATGGTTGAGTACTGACCGGGcacttgattcttcttcttgaaacgCAACCAGAGATTCTTGGATTCTTTATTATTgtgatatatgtaaatttgtttctaCTAGAAATCATAGCCGAAAACAATATTAACCTTTTATACTTTACACCGCAATGTAAAtttgacaaattaaaaaaagatggtGTACCcacatatatgttttttcgTCAGTAATTAATAACCATTATATTATCATAATTAACCTGGGTTAATACGAGTGTGTcatgaaatttgtttaattaataaCCACAAAATTACCATAGCTTGGTGTATGAGTGtatcatataaaatgaatTATAATCGACGTCATGTGACTCATGTTCCAATCAAAACTCGAACTATTAGAAAATTTCTCTCCAAAAGAGTGTGTcatgaaatttgtttacttaGCCAGTAATAACCACAAAATTACCATAGTATGTCATGAAATTTGGTAATTATATGATACTCGACGTCATGTCCCAATCAAAACTCGAACTATAAGAGAATTTCTCTACAAAATAGAGTTAGTTGTGTCTACACTATAGATCACAACcattaaatttctttaatttacgATCACAATCATATTTCTGCGATCGTAGAAtactttctttttgaaaaagcTTCTTCAAGAAAAGTAAGATCAGACAATTATAACTTAAgaaagattttagttttgtttaccAATATACAATTTCACAAACTGCAGTCTTAAACTCTTAATACTGCCATCTTGACCGGCATTATAATCTGGACTTGCATTCATAAATTAGCAGAAAgattcttaaaataaaaaatataaaccaaaaagttACATGTTTAAagttcataaaacaaaaaagaatagcTAATCTCATCAACTAGTTTTGGCAAATTTACCAAGTTAATGAATACATACATTTGCTTTCACATGTGCTACAACTGCGTCAAAATAGAACCAATACACAAAACAATATTGTGTTTATTACATTAGGCttgaaaaaatttaaagaatgtAAACCCAGACTCACGTGACCGCTCACGGGCGACAAGTGCCAGAACCTCCTGGGATGTTTGTGCAACCGTTCGGACCTGACCCTATAACCTGGCCCCTTTGCAGCAACTGGAACACGAATCGGATCTCACTGTCGGCTTGAAGCGGCCTAGCGGCTTCGACTTGTGTGGTGTTCAAGAAAATCACGAATAGTCCGAGCAAAATCACTCCAAGTAttaattgtttcttcatttctttctcttttttgtatgtattcaaagtgaacaaaagaaacaatctttttttctgtttgtcgCGTAAAAGTTGTTGTATGTCTTTTACTCGTTGTTTGTGTTGTATCACATTTGGTTCGATAatgacttatatatatagggcTTATGATcatggttttgatttgatcGTTAAATTGGTATCTTTGTGTGATTTTGGTCTTACTAAGACATTCTTGTGGCTTGACTTTTACTAGGAAAGACTTGGTTTTCAACATTTGAACCCAAACTATAGGAATTGATCAAAGAAGTTAAGACACATGACACGGTTATTGCCTTGGACCGCAATGTATATACATTACAAAGAAACCTGAAAAAGGTGATAAAGTgataaactaaattatatttacGTTTGTAAAACAGAT
This sequence is a window from Arabidopsis thaliana chromosome 1 sequence. Protein-coding genes within it:
- the SKIP16 gene encoding SKP1/ASK-interacting protein 16 (SKP1/ASK-interacting protein 16 (SKIP16); CONTAINS InterPro DOMAIN/s: ApaG (InterPro:IPR007474); Has 2063 Blast hits to 2061 proteins in 779 species: Archae - 0; Bacteria - 1378; Metazoa - 194; Fungi - 63; Plants - 89; Viruses - 0; Other Eukaryotes - 339 (source: NCBI BLink).) — its product is MGLEDAGDLVLHIVLSKIGPENTARVACVSKRLKVSASEESLWSIFCSNDLNISTPLDPHGDPAPSFKRAYQLWRESFRMYPWNLVKRVRLCWDNLKQWLTLNFPEAKATLRKGVTEDDLQEFETSLKVKLPLPTRLLYRFVDGQELSSPNGLDGSLGLIGGYSAYSHDVNVYLLPLKEVMRETKESFMRDLGFSSRLDLIVMAASVVASLKIFLLDCTTGQLFTGTSNRQLLPCVPDALVRSVHDTNGDQQQDAMLLWLEEHGRRLQTGTINVRQQNNVKSISLFPEIPPLCSVSVTNGVQVRASSVFIPEISNLRDQPPAYWYAYSIRMSLMPEGCILNGTHHSSCQLYWRHWVIRADNEVIDNVNGEAVIGKYPLLQAGEEEFVYESCSSFPTTAGSIDGSFTFVPGSLRDPKGSQFEVKVVEFPLELPDYIF
- the SKIP16 gene encoding SKP1/ASK-interacting protein 16 translates to MGLEDAGDLVLHIVLSKIGPENTARVACVSKRLKVSASEESLWSIFCSNDLNISTPLDPHGDPAPSFKRAYQLWRESFRMYPWNLVKRVRLCWDNLKQWLTLNFPEAKATLRKGVTEDDLQEFETSLKVKLPLPTRLLYRFVDGQELSSPNGLDGSLGLIGGYSAYSHDVNVYLLPLKEVMRETKESFMRDLGFSSRLDLIVMAASVVASLKIFLLDCTTGQLFTGTSNRQLLPCVPDALVRSVHDTNGDQQQDAMLLWLEEHGRRLQTGTINVRQQNNVKSISLFPEIPPLCSVSVTNGVQVRASSVFIPEISNLRDQPPAYWYAYSIRMSLMPEGCILNGTHHSSCQLYWRHWVIRADNEVIDNVNGEAVIGKV
- the SKIP16 gene encoding SKP1/ASK-interacting protein 16 encodes the protein MGLEDAGDLVLHIVLSKIGPENTARVACVSKRLKVSASEESLWSIFCSNDLNISTPLDPHGDPAPSFKRAYQLWRESFRMYPWNLVKRVRLCWDNLKQWLTLNFPEAKATLRKGVTEDDLQEFETSLKVKLPLPTRLLYRFVDGQELSSPNGLDGSLGLIGGYSAYSHDVNVYLLPLKEVMRETKESFMRDLGFSSRLDLIVMAASVVASLKIFLLDCTTGQLFTGTSNRQLLPCVPDALVRSVHDTNGDQQQDAMLLWLEEHGRRLQTGTINVRQQNNVKSISLFPEIPPLCSVSVTNGVQKDAS
- a CDS encoding Fatty acid desaturase family protein (Fatty acid desaturase family protein; FUNCTIONS IN: oxidoreductase activity, oxidoreductase activity, acting on paired donors, with oxidation of a pair of donors resulting in the reduction of molecular oxygen to two molecules of water; INVOLVED IN: oxidation reduction, lipid metabolic process; CONTAINS InterPro DOMAIN/s: Fatty acid desaturase, type 1, core (InterPro:IPR015876), Fatty acid desaturase, type 1 (InterPro:IPR005804); BEST Arabidopsis thaliana protein match is: Fatty acid desaturase family protein (TAIR:AT1G06090.1); Has 3427 Blast hits to 3427 proteins in 832 species: Archae - 0; Bacteria - 1554; Metazoa - 794; Fungi - 234; Plants - 106; Viruses - 4; Other Eukaryotes - 735 (source: NCBI BLink).), which encodes MGDKNKDDSSSQSKAVRKEKRAFLFRKWTRVDVMRVSAVGAVHLLCLLAPFNYTWEAFRFAAMVGISTNLSITFSYHRNLTHRSFKLPKWLEYPFAYSALFALQGHPIDWVSTHRFHHQFTDSDRDPHSPIEGFWFSHVFWIFDTSYIREKCGGRDNVMDLKQQWFYRFLQNTIGLHILTFWILVYLWGGLPYLTWSVGVGGAIGYHATWLINSACHIWGSRAWNTKDTSRNIWWLGPFTMGESWHNNHHAFEASARHGLEWYQVDLTWYLIWFFQVLGLATDVKLPTDAQKRKMSLAR